A DNA window from Maribellus comscasis contains the following coding sequences:
- a CDS encoding relaxase/mobilization nuclease domain-containing protein codes for MIAKIVQGRGFRGVVNYVLDKKNACLLFAEGVRLKDKASVIQSFITQSKLKPKISKPVAHISLDFSVQDKGRLTDKFMVGVAHEYLAKMGYKNTQFIIARHHDTDHPHIHLVINRIDNKGNRISDKNEKLRNTKVCLELTKKHGLYIASGKENVKEHRLKEPDKTKYEIYRVLQSTIPKCRNWKELDAKLRKSGVTAELRKNGSTDKIQGVRFGKNGYEFNGSKIDRAFSYSKISYQLEQNALSMAAQSKSAHRSSQSNNEGFSYAVGATVSSLGGLFDILNPSSGYDEDRAEYLRQEALKKKRRKKGRRL; via the coding sequence ATGATTGCTAAAATTGTACAGGGACGTGGTTTCAGGGGAGTCGTGAATTATGTACTGGATAAAAAGAATGCCTGTTTGCTTTTTGCCGAAGGAGTACGCTTAAAGGATAAAGCATCCGTCATTCAAAGTTTTATTACCCAAAGTAAATTGAAACCTAAAATATCAAAGCCGGTAGCACATATCTCACTGGATTTTTCAGTGCAGGACAAAGGCCGGTTAACCGATAAATTTATGGTTGGTGTTGCGCATGAATACTTAGCAAAAATGGGATATAAAAATACACAGTTTATCATTGCCCGACACCATGATACCGACCATCCACACATCCACCTGGTGATAAATCGGATTGACAATAAAGGGAACCGGATTTCTGATAAAAACGAAAAGCTTCGTAATACAAAAGTTTGTCTGGAGCTAACGAAAAAACACGGGCTTTACATTGCTTCTGGAAAGGAGAATGTAAAAGAACACCGGCTCAAAGAACCGGATAAAACTAAATATGAGATTTATCGGGTACTTCAATCAACCATTCCTAAATGTCGAAACTGGAAAGAACTGGATGCAAAACTTCGAAAATCAGGAGTTACCGCTGAATTGCGAAAAAACGGGAGTACAGACAAAATCCAGGGAGTACGGTTTGGCAAAAACGGATATGAATTCAACGGCTCCAAAATTGACCGGGCATTCAGCTATTCTAAAATTAGTTACCAACTTGAGCAAAATGCGCTATCAATGGCGGCTCAATCCAAATCTGCACACCGGAGCAGTCAGAGCAACAATGAAGGTTTTTCGTATGCAGTTGGAGCAACGGTTTCTTCTTTGGGAGGACTGTTCGACATACTGAATCCGTCATCTGGTTATGATGAAGACCGTGCCGAATATTTAAGACAGGAGGCGCTGAAGAAAAAACGAAGGAAGAAAGGACGCAGATTATAA
- a CDS encoding mobilization protein, protein MHPKYFEYIVVYLSVIVVCVLLGALARVFVISIGVDEFTANIVFGAVTALGVIAYAVLTLLIEGLFIATVKKLFPQKKLSKTFEGQATRIENFDKIRSEQQQQIDNKEQDNKDIAIKYAQKEFAPYTSDEDLALLSQYIGFYSERKLLQISRAVKVKELVSLDIYHFGWNIWNHFKIGKQIDIAYFLKNAFPDILKDVEIETIKRHLKDDELKGTIKIQKSLSV, encoded by the coding sequence ATGCATCCCAAGTATTTTGAATATATCGTAGTTTATTTGTCAGTTATAGTTGTGTGCGTATTATTAGGTGCTCTTGCAAGGGTATTTGTTATTAGCATTGGGGTTGATGAATTTACTGCAAATATCGTATTTGGAGCAGTTACGGCTCTGGGAGTGATAGCTTATGCTGTTCTTACTCTTCTTATCGAAGGACTTTTTATCGCAACAGTAAAAAAACTGTTCCCGCAAAAGAAACTTTCCAAAACATTTGAAGGACAAGCCACCAGAATTGAAAATTTCGACAAAATTAGGTCAGAACAACAACAACAGATAGATAACAAAGAGCAGGACAATAAAGATATTGCTATTAAATACGCACAAAAGGAATTTGCTCCTTATACTTCAGATGAAGATTTAGCTTTGCTTAGTCAGTATATAGGTTTTTACTCCGAAAGGAAATTGTTGCAGATTAGCCGGGCTGTTAAAGTGAAAGAATTAGTGAGTCTCGATATTTATCATTTTGGGTGGAATATTTGGAACCATTTCAAAATAGGCAAACAGATAGATATCGCTTATTTCCTCAAAAATGCATTTCCCGATATTCTCAAAGATGTTGAAATCGAAACTATCAAACGACACCTAAAAGACGACGAGTTGAAAGGTACTATTAAAATACAGAAGAGCCTTTCTGTATAA
- a CDS encoding helix-turn-helix domain-containing protein, producing the protein MKKEEQRKAVASRIPDERKYISVPEAIILFGVAKSTLYRHIRQGRIPAINLGTRLVRIDRATIEKMFPIREDTSGMKEFSAVKLYRLEPEDCYTIGEISKKFGISDSSVYKHIRKFSIPIRQIGKYVYAPKSEIDSIYNSE; encoded by the coding sequence TTGAAAAAGGAAGAACAACGGAAAGCGGTTGCTAGTAGAATCCCGGACGAACGTAAATACATTTCTGTACCAGAAGCAATAATTCTTTTTGGAGTGGCGAAAAGTACACTGTATAGGCATATACGTCAAGGACGAATCCCTGCAATCAATTTAGGTACACGTCTTGTGCGAATTGACCGTGCAACAATTGAAAAGATGTTTCCGATTAGAGAAGACACATCTGGAATGAAAGAGTTTTCCGCAGTAAAGTTATATCGTCTTGAACCTGAAGATTGCTATACAATCGGTGAAATTTCAAAGAAATTCGGAATATCCGATAGTTCTGTTTACAAGCATATTAGAAAGTTTTCTATTCCAATTAGGCAAATAGGAAAATATGTTTATGCTCCTAAATCTGAAATCGACAGTATTTACAATAGTGAGTAA
- a CDS encoding TonB-dependent receptor plug domain-containing protein — protein sequence MYFVRFFCGLALFAISIDAFSQSKLDSVQHIEEVKVVANRYKEIIPAQTLQGKELEQLNSYSVADAIRFFSGVQIKDYGGIGGLKTVNIRSMGTNHMGVFYNGVQLGNAQNGQIDLGKFSLENVEEISLYNGQKSEIFQSAKEFGSAGSIYLTTRRPRFEKGKDTNIKAAMRTGSFGLFNPSVLYEYKISEKINTTFSAEWINADGKYKFRYRRVTPSGELAYDTTAVRQNGDIDAVRLEGSLNGYLPSGFWKVQLYHYDSERGVPGAIVNNVWRNGERLWDNNSFIQGVYEQDFSPKLSSKLNMKYAVDLTHYINNDDKLIHVDNTYRQKELYFSWANKYALRKNWDISAAYDFQWNGLSEFINVSRTTHWFSAATAFTVANQLKIQASVLETIVNEENRERDTVPNKQVFTPAVFLSYQPFAATDLVFRAFYKKSFRMPTFNDLYYTDMGNAYLRPEYAEQYNLGFLYDINRENQVFESFHIGVDVYYNYVKDKIVAYPKGQQFRWTMLNLGEVDIRGIDLTTMATFLILNDWRLTTKLQYTYQEAIDITDPADTYYRDQIPYIPWHSGSAIAMLNWKSWSMNYSYIYVGERYNQQENIRYNYTQPWYTSDISFSKSLKMKDFSLKFSAEINNLLSQDYDVILNYPMPKRNYRFRMSIEI from the coding sequence ATGTATTTTGTTAGGTTCTTTTGTGGGCTTGCATTATTTGCAATATCAATTGATGCGTTTTCACAAAGCAAATTAGACAGCGTTCAGCACATCGAAGAAGTAAAGGTAGTTGCCAATCGCTACAAAGAAATTATTCCTGCACAAACCTTGCAAGGTAAGGAACTGGAGCAACTAAACAGTTATTCTGTTGCCGATGCTATTCGTTTCTTTTCCGGTGTACAAATAAAAGATTATGGGGGTATTGGCGGATTAAAAACGGTGAACATTCGTAGTATGGGAACCAATCATATGGGCGTTTTCTACAACGGAGTTCAACTAGGCAATGCACAAAACGGACAAATTGATTTAGGCAAGTTTTCGTTAGAAAACGTGGAAGAGATTTCGCTGTACAACGGACAAAAAAGTGAGATCTTCCAATCGGCCAAAGAGTTTGGTTCTGCCGGAAGTATTTACCTGACAACGCGCCGTCCACGATTCGAGAAAGGCAAAGATACAAATATCAAAGCGGCCATGCGAACCGGTTCTTTTGGGCTGTTTAATCCTTCCGTTCTTTATGAATATAAAATCAGCGAAAAAATAAATACCACATTTAGCGCCGAATGGATTAATGCCGATGGCAAATACAAATTCCGCTACCGGCGTGTTACCCCTTCCGGCGAGCTTGCATACGACACTACGGCAGTCCGGCAAAACGGCGATATCGACGCTGTCCGGCTGGAGGGAAGCCTGAACGGATATTTACCTTCGGGGTTTTGGAAAGTACAGTTATATCATTATGATTCGGAGCGGGGAGTTCCGGGCGCTATCGTAAACAATGTGTGGCGAAACGGTGAGCGTTTGTGGGATAACAATTCTTTTATCCAGGGCGTTTACGAGCAGGATTTCAGCCCGAAGTTAAGCTCCAAACTAAACATGAAATATGCTGTTGACCTGACGCATTACATCAATAACGACGATAAACTGATCCATGTTGATAATACTTACAGGCAAAAAGAGCTTTATTTTTCGTGGGCAAATAAATATGCACTGCGTAAAAACTGGGATATTTCTGCGGCTTACGATTTTCAGTGGAATGGCTTGTCTGAGTTCATAAATGTTTCCCGGACAACGCACTGGTTCTCGGCTGCCACCGCTTTTACCGTGGCCAACCAGTTGAAAATTCAGGCCAGTGTTTTGGAAACCATTGTAAACGAAGAAAACCGCGAACGGGACACAGTTCCGAACAAACAGGTATTCACTCCGGCAGTATTTCTGTCGTACCAGCCATTTGCTGCAACCGACCTTGTTTTCCGCGCTTTCTACAAGAAATCTTTTCGCATGCCTACCTTCAACGATTTGTATTATACCGATATGGGCAATGCTTACCTCCGTCCCGAATATGCAGAGCAATACAATCTGGGCTTTTTATACGATATCAACCGCGAAAACCAGGTTTTTGAATCGTTTCATATCGGAGTTGACGTTTACTACAATTATGTAAAAGACAAAATTGTGGCCTACCCCAAGGGACAACAGTTCAGATGGACAATGCTAAACCTGGGCGAAGTTGATATCCGGGGAATCGACCTGACAACAATGGCCACTTTTCTTATTCTGAATGATTGGAGACTAACCACAAAGTTGCAATATACCTATCAGGAAGCGATTGATATAACCGACCCGGCCGACACGTATTACCGCGACCAGATTCCATACATTCCCTGGCACAGTGGCTCGGCCATTGCCATGCTTAACTGGAAAAGCTGGTCGATGAACTATAGCTATATTTATGTTGGTGAACGCTATAACCAGCAGGAAAACATTCGCTACAACTATACACAACCCTGGTACACCAGCGATATCTCTTTTTCAAAATCATTAAAAATGAAGGACTTTTCTCTGAAATTTTCAGCTGAAATAAATAACCTGTTAAGTCAGGATTACGATGTAATCCTCAATTATCCGATGCCAAAACGCAACTATCGTTTTCGCATGAGTATTGAAATTTAA
- a CDS encoding YncE family protein, producing MNRIIYILFFIFLLYSCRKDELVVPTEYDILPIELNSDADPIGMYILNEGNMGSNKASIDFVDFKNAYYIRNLYAERNPNVIKELGDVGNDIQIYGNKLYAVINCSHKVEVMDAKTGVRLGQVDIPNCRYIRFSRGNAYVSAYVGPVAIDPDAQLGAVYRIDTTSLEITGKVTVGYQPDELEVMGEYIYVANSGGYRVPNYDYTISVVEMYGMKQVQKIPVGINLHRLRKDQYGKLWVSSRGDYNSIPSNLFVLERKSQNSNEMVVTDTLDIPCSNMCIQGDSLYFYSTEWNEQAEENTISYGIINVKTKELVTDHFITDGTEKDITIPYGLQINPANGDIYVTDAKNYVSSGVVHCYNRNGKLKWSVRAGDIPAHMVFLFKN from the coding sequence ATGAATCGAATCATATACATACTGTTCTTTATTTTTCTGTTGTATTCCTGCCGTAAAGACGAGCTGGTTGTTCCCACTGAATACGACATTTTGCCTATCGAACTAAATTCTGATGCCGACCCTATTGGAATGTATATTTTAAACGAAGGGAACATGGGGAGCAATAAGGCATCTATTGATTTTGTGGACTTCAAAAATGCGTATTATATCCGAAACCTGTATGCCGAAAGAAACCCGAATGTAATTAAAGAACTGGGCGATGTTGGAAATGATATTCAGATATACGGAAACAAGTTGTATGCAGTAATCAATTGTTCGCACAAAGTTGAGGTGATGGATGCCAAAACCGGCGTAAGGCTCGGGCAGGTGGATATTCCGAATTGCCGTTACATCCGTTTTTCGCGTGGCAATGCTTATGTTTCTGCCTACGTGGGGCCGGTAGCCATCGACCCCGATGCGCAGTTGGGGGCTGTTTACCGTATTGATACAACTTCGTTGGAAATTACCGGGAAAGTAACAGTGGGTTACCAGCCGGATGAATTGGAGGTAATGGGCGAATACATTTATGTTGCCAACTCAGGAGGCTATCGTGTTCCGAACTACGACTACACAATTTCGGTGGTTGAAATGTACGGGATGAAACAGGTGCAGAAAATACCCGTGGGCATCAATTTGCACCGCCTGCGCAAAGACCAGTACGGAAAACTATGGGTTTCGTCGAGAGGCGATTACAACAGCATCCCTTCCAACCTTTTTGTGTTGGAACGAAAAAGCCAGAATTCAAACGAAATGGTTGTAACTGACACCCTTGATATTCCGTGCAGCAATATGTGTATTCAGGGAGATTCGCTTTATTTCTACAGTACCGAGTGGAACGAGCAGGCCGAAGAAAACACAATTTCGTATGGAATTATCAATGTAAAAACAAAAGAACTGGTTACCGACCATTTTATTACCGACGGGACCGAAAAGGATATAACGATTCCGTACGGGTTGCAAATCAATCCTGCCAATGGGGATATTTATGTAACAGATGCTAAGAACTATGTATCCAGCGGAGTTGTGCACTGTTACAATCGCAATGGGAAACTTAAGTGGAGTGTACGTGCAGGCGATATTCCTGCACACATGGTTTTCCTGTTTAAAAATTAA
- a CDS encoding site-specific integrase — protein MKQLSKTRVTVRLRKAEDRKEWYIYLESYPVFVPGKTNPQRIREYLNRSVTSVEWDKKRTARTDSNGAKTYKPKRDDNGIIVCRSEMDRENLLYADGARKLRQREYDHADLYSDTETAQAELKERLHHNFIEYFEKVTFKRHANSSKSILINWQRTNEFLKQFAGDALLFSQIDIALAENFRLFLLSAPQGGNKSGIISQNTAATYFSIFKAALKQAFVDGYLGSDLSAKIKGIQEKESRREYLTLEELNKLVATPCERGVLKRAALFSALTGLRHIDIQNLKWSEISMEGNQARLHFTQQKTKGVEYTPISEQALQLCGESGKPEQFVFEDLPDPSWISRPLKQWIKDAGIKKNITFHCFRHTFATLQLSSGTDIYTVSKMLGHTDVKTTQIYAKVVDEKKNKAAHAIKIDKIQNTN, from the coding sequence ATGAAGCAATTATCAAAAACAAGAGTAACAGTGAGACTTCGAAAAGCAGAAGACCGGAAGGAATGGTACATTTACCTGGAAAGTTATCCCGTATTTGTCCCAGGTAAAACTAATCCTCAACGCATTCGTGAGTATCTGAACAGAAGTGTTACCTCTGTGGAATGGGATAAGAAAAGGACTGCCCGAACCGATTCAAATGGAGCTAAAACATATAAACCCAAACGTGATGACAATGGCATAATTGTTTGCCGGAGTGAAATGGATAGAGAAAATTTGCTATATGCAGATGGTGCTCGCAAACTACGTCAACGCGAATATGACCATGCTGATTTGTACAGTGATACCGAAACTGCTCAGGCTGAACTGAAGGAAAGGTTACACCATAATTTCATCGAATATTTTGAAAAGGTAACTTTTAAACGCCATGCCAATAGTTCGAAGTCTATTCTAATAAATTGGCAGCGTACAAATGAATTTCTAAAACAGTTTGCAGGAGATGCCCTTTTGTTTTCCCAAATAGATATTGCGTTAGCTGAAAATTTTAGGCTTTTTCTTTTGTCAGCACCACAGGGAGGCAACAAAAGTGGAATTATTTCTCAAAATACTGCAGCAACCTATTTTTCCATTTTTAAAGCAGCCCTTAAACAAGCCTTTGTTGATGGATACCTGGGAAGTGATTTATCTGCTAAAATTAAAGGTATTCAGGAGAAAGAATCACGTCGTGAGTACTTGACATTAGAAGAACTGAATAAACTTGTAGCTACACCCTGTGAAAGGGGTGTCCTTAAACGTGCAGCACTTTTTTCTGCCCTTACAGGATTGAGGCATATCGATATCCAAAATCTCAAATGGAGTGAAATTAGCATGGAAGGTAATCAGGCAAGGCTTCATTTCACACAGCAAAAAACAAAAGGTGTTGAATATACGCCCATTTCAGAACAGGCATTACAACTTTGTGGAGAGTCAGGGAAACCAGAACAATTCGTGTTTGAAGATTTACCCGACCCATCGTGGATTTCCCGACCACTTAAACAATGGATTAAAGATGCAGGCATCAAAAAGAACATTACATTCCATTGCTTTCGGCACACATTTGCTACCTTGCAACTTTCAAGCGGAACCGATATTTATACAGTTAGTAAAATGCTTGGGCACACTGATGTGAAAACCACACAGATTTATGCCAAAGTGGTGGACGAGAAGAAAAATAAAGCGGCGCATGCCATAAAAATTGATAAAATACAGAATACAAACTAA
- a CDS encoding plasmid mobilization protein produces MKTIKNRNSNGRPAKKPSEKKGYKITVKMATEEYYSMKAKAGLVGINRSEFIRQCIRSTVIKQRLSPELMRHIRQLSGMANNVNQIARTANAAGYIEVHNHCLIMSERLDKVIKRIEDDC; encoded by the coding sequence ATGAAAACGATAAAAAACAGAAACTCCAATGGCAGGCCAGCTAAGAAACCTTCCGAAAAGAAGGGCTATAAAATAACCGTAAAAATGGCTACCGAAGAATACTATTCGATGAAAGCTAAAGCTGGTTTAGTAGGAATTAACCGCAGCGAATTTATCCGTCAGTGCATCCGCTCAACTGTGATAAAACAGCGGTTGTCCCCAGAACTGATGAGACACATCCGCCAGCTTTCCGGTATGGCTAACAATGTCAATCAAATTGCCCGCACAGCGAATGCTGCCGGATATATTGAAGTGCACAATCATTGTCTTATTATGAGTGAACGCCTGGACAAAGTAATTAAACGCATTGAAGATGATTGCTAA
- a CDS encoding helix-turn-helix domain-containing protein, with amino-acid sequence MNANEISFENLPKAVAHLVSEVAEIKSLVEKRQVPVVPQKRIPIGIEEACQLIGKAKPTVYALVRKRLLPCYKNGKKLYFFEDELLEWISKGKKKTLQEIESEVEADYKKHFRGTRK; translated from the coding sequence ATGAATGCAAATGAAATTTCTTTTGAAAATCTGCCGAAGGCAGTAGCCCATTTAGTTAGCGAAGTGGCTGAAATCAAATCTTTAGTAGAAAAAAGGCAGGTACCTGTTGTCCCTCAGAAGCGTATCCCTATTGGAATCGAAGAAGCTTGTCAACTTATTGGCAAAGCTAAACCAACCGTTTATGCACTTGTCCGTAAACGACTACTTCCCTGCTACAAAAACGGAAAGAAACTCTACTTTTTTGAAGATGAGCTGTTGGAATGGATTTCCAAAGGCAAAAAGAAAACTTTACAGGAAATCGAATCAGAGGTAGAAGCAGATTACAAAAAACATTTCAGAGGAACAAGAAAATGA
- a CDS encoding cell surface protein produces MKKIILALLLAAFWSSCKQEIPMVNLGIDDVYTVERMKKVILHPEFPGEYQWSMKNTNGQDSVVSTERDYIFVAEKPGNYSVKLNIIDSENPIEHSVQIVVWEEEVAYSRYVSQVFEYRPAPGQFVNTMPEYEDGDTEETMRKKAQESISGKNDVMVSLGGFGGYITFGFDHTVVNAKGKKDFKVRGNSFYAASNPNPDAPAEGGSCEPGIVLVSLDENDNGIPDDDWYELAGSEYYKPETKHDYEITYYKPDADKIATPQPNSPISDTTYIRWTDNLGQQGYMAKNVYHTQDYFPKWLDSDQLAFNGTILANNAVDESAGKNGSYYVLYAYDWGYVDNHPNEYEDKISFDIGWAVDGNGNPVHLPGVDFIRVYTGVNQQCGWLGETSTELARAEDLHIQDPTILPNP; encoded by the coding sequence ATGAAGAAAATTATACTTGCACTGTTACTTGCTGCTTTTTGGTCTTCGTGTAAACAGGAAATCCCGATGGTTAATTTGGGAATAGATGATGTTTACACGGTTGAGCGGATGAAAAAGGTCATTCTTCACCCCGAATTTCCAGGTGAATATCAGTGGAGTATGAAGAATACAAATGGCCAGGACTCGGTGGTTTCAACAGAGCGTGACTACATTTTTGTTGCCGAAAAACCGGGGAATTATTCTGTTAAACTTAATATTATTGATTCTGAGAACCCTATAGAACATTCCGTTCAAATTGTTGTGTGGGAAGAAGAGGTTGCTTACAGTCGTTATGTTTCACAGGTTTTTGAATACCGCCCGGCCCCCGGTCAGTTTGTGAACACCATGCCCGAATATGAGGACGGGGATACTGAAGAAACAATGCGAAAAAAAGCGCAGGAAAGCATTTCCGGGAAAAATGATGTAATGGTTTCGCTCGGGGGGTTTGGCGGGTATATAACTTTCGGGTTCGACCACACTGTTGTTAATGCAAAAGGCAAAAAAGATTTTAAAGTCCGGGGCAATTCTTTTTATGCGGCTTCTAATCCCAACCCGGATGCACCGGCAGAAGGTGGTAGTTGCGAACCTGGCATTGTGCTGGTTTCTTTAGATGAAAACGATAATGGCATTCCCGATGACGATTGGTACGAACTGGCTGGCAGCGAATATTACAAGCCCGAAACTAAACATGATTACGAAATAACCTATTACAAGCCGGATGCTGATAAAATAGCCACACCACAACCCAACAGCCCGATTTCGGATACAACTTATATACGCTGGACCGACAACCTGGGGCAACAGGGATACATGGCAAAAAATGTATATCACACGCAGGATTATTTCCCGAAATGGCTGGATAGCGACCAACTGGCTTTCAATGGGACAATCCTGGCAAATAATGCTGTTGACGAAAGTGCCGGCAAAAACGGTTCTTATTATGTTCTTTATGCCTATGATTGGGGATATGTTGACAATCACCCCAATGAATACGAAGATAAAATTAGTTTCGATATCGGCTGGGCTGTGGATGGGAATGGAAATCCGGTGCATTTACCCGGTGTGGACTTCATCCGGGTTTATACCGGTGTTAACCAGCAGTGTGGCTGGTTGGGCGAAACATCGACAGAGCTTGCCCGTGCAGAAGATTTACATATTCAAGACCCAACAATATTACCTAATCCATAA